A window from Citrus sinensis cultivar Valencia sweet orange chromosome 5, DVS_A1.0, whole genome shotgun sequence encodes these proteins:
- the LOC112497487 gene encoding superoxide dismutase [Cu-Zn] 4AP-like, whose translation MEKAASLKLTLLVAVLFCFVNSTKSTGVPHGNKVNAIAVITGREGGPKGSIFFFQDGDHGPTILNGYLHGLPPGHHGFHVHAAGDTRHECNSAGSHFNPHNMLHGSKEDEHRHAGDLGNLIVDVYGNAYLSHFLDNKIRLTGPHSIIGRAIVIHKDQDDFGRGGHNDSKSTGHAGERIACGVIGLLSY comes from the exons ATGGAGAAAGCAGCTTCACTCAAGTTAACTTTATTGGTAGCAGTTTTATTCT GTTTTGTCAATTCAACCAAATCAACAGGAGT ACCACATGGCAATAAGGTGAATGCAATTGCCGTTATTACTGGCAGAGAGGGGGGTCCCAAGGGaagcatctttttttttcaggaTGGAGATCATG GTCCAACAATTTTAAATGGATACCTCCATGGCCTTCCGCCTGGTCATCACGGATTTCATGTTCACGCCGCGGGGGACACAAGACACGAATGCAATTCAGCTG GGAGTCATTTTAATCCTCATAACATGTTACATGGTAGCAAAGAAGACGAGCATCGTCATGCTGGCGATTTAGGAAATCTCATTGTTGATGTTTACG GTAATGCTTATTTGAGCCATTTTTTAGACAATAAG ATTCGTCTTACAGGGCCACATTCCATTATTGGAAGGGCTATCGTGATACACAAAGATCAAGATGACTTTGGCAGGG GTGGCCATAACGACAGCAAATCCACAGGACATGCTGGCGAAAGAATAGCTTGCG GAGTCATCGGTcttctttcatattaa
- the LOC102628711 gene encoding superoxide dismutase [Cu-Zn]-like, translating into MKKAVAVFDQTSSGQGPVAGSETSDVGGTVTFSQKENDVLTHVQGSIQGLEPGAHALIVHEFGDIRMGSNSTGGPFKPAAKDGVIANITANHRGKAIFDLNEKIPLSEKDSVIGRGLVVHEKPSPDSGDGVGWCIIGLEG; encoded by the exons ATGAAGAAAGCAGTTGCAGTTTTTGATCAGACATCGAGTGGTCAAGGACCTGTTGCAGGTTCTGAAACATCGGATGTCGGTGGAACTGTTACCTTTTCCcagaaagaaaatg aTGTGTTAACACACGTGCAAGGAAGCATCCAAGGTTTAGAGCCTGGTGCTCATGCACTCATTGTTCACGAATTCGGAGACATCAGAATGGGTTCGAATTCAACTG GAGGCCCTTTTAAACCTGCTGCAAAAGACGGTGTTATAGCAAATATCACCGCTAATCATCGTG GTAAGGCTATTTTTGACCTTAACGAGAAG ATTCCTCTTTCTGAAAAAGATTCCGTTATTGGAAGGGGTCTTGTAGTCCACGAAAAGCCCA GTCCAGATTCTGGTGACGGAGTAGGTTGGT GCATCATCGGCCTCGAAGGATGA